The following nucleotide sequence is from Hippoglossus stenolepis isolate QCI-W04-F060 chromosome 18, HSTE1.2, whole genome shotgun sequence.
atcacccagACCTTTCTCATGGATATGACAACAAATCAGGTTGTCTGCATCCTCTTGACATTTACCGACGGAGATGAGGACTGATGTGTCTTATCTTCTATTCCGCTGCTCCGTCTTATTGAAAAACATCGCCCCCACCCCTGCCTCCACCGTCCCACAATCCCCAACTTCTGTCTCcattattattcattctgtGGGATATAAGGTCAGTTTGGTGATTTGAGTCTGCCCCCCCGTCTGTTTGCCACCTAAAAACATTCAGACTGATTTGTGGCGTGTGGTATTTGCAGCACTGACTCAGCTCCACATCGGGCAGATCCGCTCCCTTTGCACACAGCTCACTTTCTTCTTAGTTGgcaagaaaatggaaaatgcgTGTTTACGTTGCTGGAAGGTGATAATAAGTTCATATCTATAAATTATTTTCATGCTCAAATATAAAGCGATTTTCTAAAAGgttagttttcatttcatttttttcactcctctttttctgtcatatctgcacttttattttctgtccttttaCTAATTGTATTCTTCCTTTtgtcacttgtttttcttccactcCTTTGTCTTTACAGTACCCCGAGCTATTCACAGGCATCCTGTCTCCGTGGAAGGGCTTGCTGCTGTACGGCCCCCCAGGTAAGACCTCAGGAGACCTCTCTTTTTATTCGTGTCCTCGTCGTCCTTCAATTTGCGATTCTCCCTGACTTGTAGTCTTGTGACCACCTGACTCAGGGACAGGTAAGACCCTGCTGGCCAAGGCCGTGGCCACAGAGTGCAAGACGACCTTCTTCAACATCTCGGCCTCCAGCATCGTCAGCAAGTGGAGGGGAGACTCTGAGAAACTGGTCAGGGTACGTTCCCGTAAAACAGATGAGATGCAACAAATGTGAATAAAGTGCACTAatgttgtatatatttaaagtttagatgtgtgtaaatatatttatgcatATTCCTGCAGGTCCTGTTTCTGCTGGCCAGGTACCACGCCCCCTCCACCATCTTCCTGGACGAGCTGGAGTCAGTGATGGGGCAGAGAGGAGCCAGCACAGGGTGAGCCCAACTGACGTTCTAGTTGTAGATGTGGCTGTTTTACCTGTGTTGAAAGTTAGAAGTCCTCCGCAGTGCACTCAGCGTTTCTCCCACAGGTTTGATCCTATAGTTACCATCTATTTGTGCCACTGCTAAGAGCTTTAAACGACTCACGTAGATGCCGAGGTGAGTAAACagctgatttgtgttttcagaggagagcatgagagcagcagcaggatgaagaCGGAGCTGCTGGTTCAGATGGACGGACTCGTGAGATCAGAGGAACTGGTGTTCGTACTGGCTGCCTCCAACCTACCTTGGTAGATCTCAGCGTGAACACAAAGCACTCACATTTATTTGTTATCATCATAATGACAACTAATTACTGTGTGGCCATTACATTTCTAAAGGAAGATGAAGACGGATATAAGtgtgacacacaaatacaacacaagaCACATTTTCGGTTTTACTTCCTtctgatttatttcactttctcgCACATTCAGTAATTTCCTAAAACAATAACAGACGCCATTATCATCTCCACATCTTCACTTTACTACGATTCAACTCCAGTTTTCAATTTGGAGTCACAGAAAAtctacattaaaaataaaatgcatgaaGAATCAAGTTGATAATGACTATTTCACTTTCTGGAATCCGAGAACAGACACTTAATTTTTACAATGTAAAAAATGAGAGTGGTAAAGAAGACGTGAAAGAATAAAGTGCAGTTTGTAACGAGTCGTGCTGCTCGTCTCTCAGGGACCTGGACCACGCCGTGCTGAGGAGGTTGGAGAAGAGGATTCTCGTGGGTCTTCCCTCCTCAGCAGCACGCCAGGCCATGACCTCTCATTGGCTGCCGCCTCTCACCTCCACAAGGGGAGTGGAGCTACGCACTGAGTTGGACTACGAAACCCTGGCAAAGGTGTGTAACTTTTGTGAATTTTGTATCTTTTGCAGAGAAAACATACACAAATGCAGCTTCTCTCAGTTTGGCCtcaccattgtgtgtgtgtgtgtgtgtgtgtgtgtgtgtgtgtgtgtgtgtgtgtgtgtgtgtgtgtcaggacatGGAGGGCTACTCGGGCTCTGATATCAGATTGGTGTGTAAGGAGGCTGCCATGAGACCAGTTCGCAAGATCTTTGATGTTCTGGAGGCACATCAGCATGGTacaacaacacatcaaaacacacacacacacacacacacacacacacacacacacacacacacacacacacacacacacacacacacacacacacacacacacacacacacacacacacacacacacacacacacacacacacaccgcagcTAGGTCATGTCATCTCTCGGGCGTATCTGAATAAAACGCCGTAACCTCACTGTCACTTTCCTCCACAGAAGACGCCCACCTGCCCACCATCAAGCTGGAAACCGTGACGACGGCTGACTTCTTAGAAGTCATCGCACACTCCAAACCCTCAGCCCGAAACCTGACGGACAGATACACAGCCTGGGAGAGAGAGTACGAGTCTCTCTGACGCTCTAACAACGGTTACTGCTGCAAGAGACGGTTGGTGCTTTCACTTATACTCTTCAACACCGTGGAGCTGAAGAGGGACTGTTTAAAGTTACTTCATAAGTATAAATGTTGGTTATTTTTCACTTAACGAAGGAGGAGAATACTCTCGGATGTTCAGGATGATGATagcttctttctctccagtgtTAAAACCCACTAGCCTCCTACAGTCATTGCAGACGGCTCCAGTGTTTCTTGTCAAAGTCAATGTTTgtataataaaatgaaacttcagagttctgctgctgcttgaggCTCAGAGCAGGTTCTTCAGGATGTGTTCCACAGCATCTGGGAAGCTGTCACACGTCAGGTGGGGAGGAGGCTGGATCTTATTCTCATCCCCGTCTCTGTATTTACCTGAAAGATgacagaggagaaggtggaCTGATGATGACATCAGACAGTAAAGACATGACGATGGAAGATGATGACCACAATTTCTGGTCACTGGTCAATAATCCTCATGATGATGAAATTGAGAATAAAAGTAGATTTAAATTTTCTTACCAGTTCTGACTAGAATACCCAGCATGCCTGCGTTCTGAGCCCCTCCCACATCATCCCTTGCATCCtgtcagaaaacagcagagacacaaaccaCTGCAGACTAATACACAACAATACACAATATAATGTACAGTTGGAACCAAACTCTCTCAGCTAAATATTTTAAGTTAACTTAATTAACGTGCAGTTAATGAATCCCATTTGACAATTTACTTACATCTCCTATCATGACAGCTTCACCGGGGCTACAGCCTAAATCATGGAGAGCCTATTTGAACAAAACAACCAGAGAAAgaagctttgtttatttttagttattaaaaaagataaatctgaATCCAAATCAGAAAAtgccttttaaaaatgtaaaaatgcaaaaaattatcttttatttgAGGCAGAACAAGGTGAAAAAGTAAATCTGCCTGCGTCTAACCTGAGTGAAAAAAGTCTTCTCTGGCTTTCCCACCACAGTAGCTTTGCAGTCTGTTGCGTACTCCAGTCCCGCCACAAAGGGCCCGGGGCCGAGGGCCAAACCATCCTTCTTCTTGTAGTACCGAGCCTTGTGGATGGCAATGAGAGGAGCTCCATCCAGAATCATGCTGCGGAGAAATGTAGACGCTTAACAGACGACAATGACTGTATGAAAGTAATATTCAAGGGAATATAACATTCACAAAAGCAAAATCAGTGAAAAGCtaaaaatagtaaataaaaaaagcagatttttcttcttttcattaagaAAAACGGTTAAATCCTCTAACCTGACAGAAAAACATCTCATGTGACTCACTGACAAACGCGTCTTCTAGATCAGTTTATCACCTGAAAGCCTTGTTGAGTGTTTGGTAGTTGAAGTGATCAGGAGCGAGTCCAACGACAACAGCATTTGGTTCTGACGTGTCGATCCCTGTAAAGAGAAGGACAAACATCGTgactgtctgaaaacagttatAGTCAATGAATGAATTTGAAAGTTCTATCAGTGACAGCTTCACCAatgcaaacagctgctgtgcgTCTGCGTctgatatattattttaagGGTTTTTCCAGTTTTCCACTGTTAATctcaagctctctctctctctctctctctctctctctccagtacCAGTGAAGTCCTCCAGTGCGCTgtcctccaccagcagcagcggccGGTGTTGTTTCCGCTCCAGCAGACTCCTCGCTGCACTCAGAGACGTAAAGATTTCCTTTTCCTGCAGAGTTTTCAAAGTTAAAATCAGcaaagaaaccacatttacagtGAACAAAATTAACACTTATTTCCTCTAAATTTCTCGATCATTACAGTAAAAGCATCTGCACTAAATTGAATGACTTTGGTTGTTTCACCTGAAGGTTGAATTTGAGGCGTTGCAATCGTTCCAGTAAGCTCCTCTTACTCTCCTTAGTGGTGTTGGTCACAAACTTCACCGCTACAGACGCCTGACGTAacctgacaacacaaacacacaaaccaatgaTCAATCTAATGTGACCACATAACACTGGACAATTTGTGATCTtcaaaagagacagagaaacgCTGTCAGTGGTTTTTAGTCCCTGATCTTAAGGACCCAGATTTAGTTTCCATTCATGCAGTAACATTCAAACAGTCCCTGGTCTGGAGGCTGTTTCTTGCCTGTTCAGTGCTTCCTGTGCCCCAGGTACCGCTGTGTCCTCGATGTGCAGAGTTCCACTCAGGTCAATGAGCACGGCCTTCAGAGCTCGTCTGCCCGACAtgtttcctgcaggagaaaCGTTTTGTTTCATGCTTTTCACCTGTATTTGCTCTGGTTCCTGACTTTAGTTCAACCAAAcacaaaaaggacattttcaccaggtttctgcagcttcacctgCTCAAGCTGTTTGATGAGAGCTGCTTCTACTGCAGTCTCTGATTATGATTTCATAAAACCCCTCAATATGTCCAAGATCCGCTGTAAATGGAGCTTTACtccgtttaaaaaaaagcttattcTCTCAAAAATAATGTGTCATTTTAGAGATTATGCGTTCCTAATCATAATTTTGCATCGGTAGTGGCCGAACTGATCAGATTACTGCGTTATTCAAACCTGCATCGGGACGAACTGAGAGGATTATTGACCGGTTTGTCTCAAGTATTTATGGTTTCCTGCCTAGAATACAGATTTTCggattgtgttttattggaaTGTGATTTCAGACTGTGATCCCCTTTTATTTAGACATGCTTGGATTTCTGTCATGTAGTTATCAATGGGAGGGTACAATTAATGCTCTTAATGCCCACCCGGCAcagcttaaacacacacacacacacacacgtttctatTACTTGTATTTAGCTGAACTGATAACAGGAAACTGTGAGAAGGGCCAAGCGGAGTAAAAGCTTATTTCTGAGCATCGCAGCAGTTAAAGGAAACTGGGGCTGTAACAAGCTATTTCTACTTTATTCATTCAGGTGGTCCCAGTGAATTATGATCAGATGAAAACTGTCGGAAAACCTGCAAAGACAATAGATGTGTGAAATAGATTTTCAACCAGTTAGACAGAACCGCCCACGTTGTAATAATATTCAATACTATACAGCGACCATGGGTTGTGTGAATAAGCATAACATTTAGTTGATATCCTACAATAAATCCCaaatattttcaatatattGAGTAGGTTTTGTAGGAAATCTTTAAAAGACAGTAATTTAGGTCTTTATCACAGCATCATAACAAATGACAGAGGAAGCCTCCATTTCATTCAAGTGTTATTTAGCTCAGGCCCTGGATCATGCAGCTTTTGTTAAAGTTATGATTCTACTCCAGAGGTTTTCCTACATCACAAGTCAAATATCTGCTCTGAAAGTTAAAGCACAATAATCAAGGTattaattttcatattttcctcaTTCACTGGATCTAGACTCAGgtgtatttgctgtgttttcatccaTTTCTACAGCATCTCTGTTACATTCCTGTAAATAAACCATGTAAATAAACTCTCTCTTGAACAAACGTCCTTTAATTTAAactccactgctgcagtttaatgATTTATGGTTGTTATTTACACTGAAGATAATTGTGTCACTGGGAAATTTAAACATCAAACATTCTTGACTTCGAACAAGTACATGTGACATAAAAACGACATTTAAATGGACGTAAGTTTTTGTACTTACAGCGAAGTAGAGTTTCTGCTTTTAATCTACAAACTTTGGCTCGAAAATGAATGAACTTGTAAATATTTGAACAACTGCAGCTGTTTCCCTGCGCGACTTCCTGTTAGCGTGTTCTTCTTCGTCGGTTAAATTGTGGACGTGGAGCTCACTGCTGCCCCCCTGCGGCTCAAAACACTGTAACGTCCTCTCAAATTCCTTTtgaaatgtgtatattttttaaatattttaatattttctgaaggggaaaatatttttaacatcACTTCATTTTTATATAACTGCCCCatgttttctctgttatttttttaattatttaaaatttttcCAATGTATATTTCACAATCAGATAAGAGGTTTATCCTTAATCActcattagaataaaaaaacatatgtaTCCCATCCCACTAACAAACTAACAGCCAACAGATGTAGCACATTAGTGCGTCTTTCAGATTTAATATGTTTTGGAATTATCAAACGTTTAAAACCTCGTCTCTGCGTGATGCCAGACAGCTCTGATCAAATCCTCTTTTCCTGCTTCCTCCACATCGTGAATAACAccgctgttttttttaagttaccAATTTTTCGGCATAAATATTTTGTAGCTCTGTTTTGAAAAACATCATGTTGGTGTGTTAGTTTCTTTGTTTGGTCAAAATATCCCAAACCAACttggacttaaaaaaaaaataagtgttGTTTTGTGGTTTCAGATTTATCAAATTTATTTATCACCCTATttattaatctgtttttttttcatgtgaccttttttatgtgtttgtatttatttgttttcatgctttcATGAAAACTGTGTCGTATACTAACACAGAACTGTGTTAGTATACGACATTAAAATTACTTAAAacgtcatgtttttatttccacataaaAAAGGATCATTTAgcaaactgttttttaattaattctgtTCTCAAATagggtttatttaaaaaaaataaaatgcagcaaattTCTTTCTTCAATGTTAAATTTATACACTTATTACATTGTTACTATGTATATATAAATTTCAAAAAAATGTGTCCTAGAATGTCAACATTTTCAAGttttttgaaataaatcttACAAGttgcacaaaaaacaaaacaacattctcatgatttttttttatgacaacaaACCCAAACTCGGCCCGTCCTGACCTGTGAAGAGCAGAAACAGATCCACGTCCGCTCGCCTGTGATCGCTTACAGATTTCACCGTGAACCCGCAGCTAAATTCCGACTAATCACAGATCAAAGTGGCTTTACTGTGCAAATCTCCCCGATAAACATATGCTTCTAATTCCAGCTGATCCCCGTTTTTCCCTCTCACTCCTACTCCTGTGCTTTCAGGATCACATCTAATgttaataaaaatatttgtgcAGCTTACAGCAGGGGACGGAATGGTGATAATTCACAACATATGTGGATTATTAATGAAGTGGAGCAGGGAGACAAACAGTCTGAGTGACAACGGGGGAAATGCTAAAgaagtttgtatttttatttgtttatcagTGTTTCTAATAAACGTGATTTCAACTCAAGAATTAGTTTTTTCAGATGTTCTATTATCCCCCCACtgccacactcacacaaaaaaacagagacaatgaattacagtaaataatgattttaatatttcaagaTACCATCTCAGTAATGTCTGTGACATTGAGACGGTACTTATGTGTAAACAGTACAAAGGTAAAATGTTTTGAGTTGTGTTTGGCCGTATTGCTTCAAGTTCACATGACACATTCAATCAAACTCTAACAGAAGAGATAAAAACACTGAGCATTCAACTCTTATCCACCAAAGTTCTGCAGGACGACGAGTAGGAAAAACTTTACAGGAAGAGAGTTTTCCACAAATCGTGAATATCTCCTCCTGTCTGTTAAAGATGGTTTACAAAAACTGTTCAAGTGACAAATATTGCAGGTAGAAATTTTGGCAGCAGCATAATTTAAGATCTCCAAACATCATCTAAAAGCACCTTTAGCTGGTAGGAAGCAGATCTGAACACTGAAATCTGCTTCGTTACAGAGTCAATCTCATcgacacagtgtgtgtgtgtgaagtgaaacaGGAAATACTGCTGCTGACATTTGTCATATCTATAAAAAGTAGCAGTACCTCTGTAactctaaaataaaacatgacttaTATTATCATGAAATCACTAAAACAGATTCACTTCAATGTGTCTGTgatgaaacatgtaaaacacacattacttTTAGGTCTGGTCCACGTGGCGTCTCGCTGACAACAGGGAGGTCAGCGGCTGATACACGTTGCGATGTTGACTTTGAATCCTCTAATGTTTCAGCTCTGAACATGtttgtctctgcttcttcttttcctctgctccGCGCTGCTGAAGAGCAGCAATGGCAGAAGTCTCTCgattacacacattttactgtgcgtctgtgtgtagTTGTTCGTTGGCTCGTGTCCGGTCCACAGATTTGGTGCTGGTGTTAACCAAACAGCAGCAAGAGGACAATGCAGCCGGAATTCACGATTATTAACGGcactgttaaaaaacaaaagaggacaaagacaaataaataaaaacgacAAAACATTAGTAACAAGATCCTCAGATTCTCATAGAGCTGGACGTCAGGTCTGTTCACATGTGAGGCTCATATATATGTTTGAATGACAGGCAGActtgtggaattagtagattgattatttatataatttctaatattaatgataataaagcagcttcctctcacctctcatGATCGTCCGGACCGAGCGGATGAGATTGAGGATCTGGGCTTTGACTCCTGGATCGTCCCCAAAACCTCCGACTCCCTGGTCCACGCCCCAGCCGACTGAAGGAggaagacacagaaacaaagagacaaaatgcaggtttttatttacatgtgggAGGGGGACAGAGGAAAGTATCCAAACATGGAAGTATTACTATAATTATTGTTGTAATTATATGCAAATGTAAACTAAACCAGGCAGGATGTTttaatggaagaaaaacaaagtgtgtttgtatgaattTTAAACTATTTTGAATTTCACTAAAGTCAATTTAAGGTTGGAGAAATAACCTTATTCCACAGTAAGTACTTTCTTCCTTAAATCTCAACCTGAGTGTAGCAGCTAGCTAACAGGGCAGAGTTAGCTAACAGAGCAGAGTTAGCTAGCTGCCTTTAGCGCGATAACAACGTGTTTATCTGGTTAAAACACGCAATGCACGTCATCTTAAACATGTCTGCAGACTCACTCTTGCTGAGGAACCGCTCCTCGTGCAGCACAGCGATGGCGTTAACGCAGAGAATCGCGCACTGGATGAGGGAGTACAGAGTAAACGCCATGTTggcactttcttcttcttcttcgtctcctTCTGCCGACACGCCCAGAGGCAGCTGCCGTAAAACCAGCGGCAGATGTCGTGAAAGAGGAGAACTTCAAGAGTGCGCACTTCAGAGTGTTCTTCTTTCCCTCAGAGATCTCTGCTTCCTAATATCCGCTAAGAAGGAGGAAGTCCACTTTAAAATGATCAATGggattcattatttattcttttaacgACTTCTCGTGAAAAAAGTTTTACTTCCattcaaatatttgtactttctgGAATTCCCACATTGAAACaacatattttgtgtattttcttgaaACTACTTTTGGTTTTCAACAGTGTTTAATCATCAAAACTTTTCtactattaaaataaaaaatattaggttttcattttcacaaaacaacaaatagtcTTCATCGTGAAACCACTTTCTGGTTATTGTATAGACTTTTAATTTACACATAAATAGTAGAGAAACTACAGgaacatatttaaatacatctGCATTGACAGTTTATAATAACATTTCTTTTCTCAGTAAATGACAACTTGATCCATTCAGTCATTTCATTCGGTAAAGAAGATGAGGGCGAGTTCTCCTTTTTTattcacatcatcatcatcatcatcatcatcactgtgtctctttctttttaacactgtaataaattatattttcataatcAAGGTCTgatactcaaataaataaacaaacacatagacAGACATGACGGTTTATACAGTTAATGAAATAATTTACAGGCAGATCTACAACACTGACAAACGTTGCTCCTTGTGGCCCAGACTTTCCTTTGGAGAGCAAATAAATACACGGAATTGGCCTTTAATTATCTGTCCGTCATCCGCCGACAccccaaacacattttaaaggcCAAGTTAGCAGCTGATGGAGGCGATTTTAATGTTCAAACTTTGGGTGGAAGTGCCGCTGACGGGCGGAGGTTGAAAAGTACCTTCAGGATTCTCCACGTAGAGGTGAACAGCACACGACTGTTTCCTAAATTCACACCATAGATGTGACAGGatgttgttttcaaagtaaaatgcaTAATCTAGCAACACCTGTATTCAACATAatactgtagtttttttttttttatacattcagAAATTACTCCCAAATACAAAAACTGTTCAGCCAGGTGACAGTTTAAATATGTGCTACCACCCTGTATTAATACTGGTGGAACAACACCGTTACTCCCTGTGCTCTCATCCctttattttgttcttcttctggCATCGTGAAGTTACCAACTCAAAGAACGAgcttatttaaatgaaatctcCACCGATGTCTCTTCAGTGATTATCGACTGGGTTGGTCATCGTTTGTTTTCGATCAATAAACACAACTGGGACGTGATGAGGAGAATTTCCCTTTGGGATCTAATGTTGACAATAAATAAGTGTTGGTGTCTTTAGTCCACATTTCAACAACGACAAtgacaacagcaaaaaaaaaaaaaccttgagaaGTCCTCATCCCCAGTCCGGTGTGTGCACTGTACAACTGGGCCGGCAGCGGACAAAGCCACAGACGTTACACCCGCAGTCTTAAAagtctcattttttttttaaagaacatggAAAAGTTCAGAGGTTCTGttttttgaagaagaagaagtaaaagTTTATAACTGCCTTCCTGGTGGTCTTCAAACGCCCTCAAAAAAGGTTCAAGGGGCAAAGAAAGGCCATGGTTGCTTTGGTCCTGTTTGGGTAAAGCTTCGAGTTTGACTGCCAGAGCAGCGACGAGGAAAAACCTGTGTCCCTCCCTTTCAGTTCAGTCGGTCCGGGGAAATGAACTCGACGGAGTGTGCACACGGCAGCAAGAGCTGGTCCATGTGAGCTCACCGAGTTTTTAAGTGCTGGGCTATTAACAGAGATGGtgctgaagaagaagacgagTCATTCTTCTCCAAAGATAAGAAATGTACAAAGTCTGAGACCGGTTCCC
It contains:
- the katnal2 gene encoding katanin p60 ATPase-containing subunit A-like 2, whose translation is MEMSYQSMKIAHQAREAEDLRTAMRRKSLLILIYHHLLGQGYMEAAAALDQETNGDARKFEVCDNIDLEMVLMEYESYHYVKFQKNPKLIRRTAEPVENRFVKSGGVKRSPCSAGKRLPKINPSKRPESGNGAKKTTTSENGSSVPPEISDFGLNVSSIRSGPAGDVAGDVAMNRKERLLKPLSGFSGMNREMSELAEIISRDIYLHSPNVRWEDIIGLEDAKRLVKEAVVYPIKYPELFTGILSPWKGLLLYGPPGTGKTLLAKAVATECKTTFFNISASSIVSKWRGDSEKLVRVLFLLARYHAPSTIFLDELESVMGQRGASTGGEHESSSRMKTELLVQMDGLVRSEELVFVLAASNLPWDLDHAVLRRLEKRILVGLPSSAARQAMTSHWLPPLTSTRGVELRTELDYETLAKDMEGYSGSDIRLVCKEAAMRPVRKIFDVLEAHQHEDAHLPTIKLETVTTADFLEVIAHSKPSARNLTDRYTAWEREYESL
- the hdhd2 gene encoding haloacid dehalogenase-like hydrolase domain-containing protein 2, with the translated sequence MSGRRALKAVLIDLSGTLHIEDTAVPGAQEALNRLRQASVAVKFVTNTTKESKRSLLERLQRLKFNLQEKEIFTSLSAARSLLERKQHRPLLLVEDSALEDFTGIDTSEPNAVVVGLAPDHFNYQTLNKAFSMILDGAPLIAIHKARYYKKKDGLALGPGPFVAGLEYATDCKATVVGKPEKTFFTQALHDLGCSPGEAVMIGDDARDDVGGAQNAGMLGILVRTGKYRDGDENKIQPPPHLTCDSFPDAVEHILKNLL
- the ier3ip1 gene encoding immediate early response 3-interacting protein 1 — translated: MAFTLYSLIQCAILCVNAIAVLHEERFLSKIGWGVDQGVGGFGDDPGVKAQILNLIRSVRTIMRVPLIIVNSGCIVLLLLFG